A single genomic interval of Chloracidobacterium validum harbors:
- a CDS encoding YggS family pyridoxal phosphate-dependent enzyme: MPSIAENIAAIRERIAAAARRAGRNPDAVTLIAVSKTKPVAAIQAAAAAGIQDIGENRVQEALTKLPHSPPDLRWHLIGHLQSNKAKLAAEHFYLIHTVDSLALAQRLNRLAQERGRPQAVLLQVRLGDEATKSGLSPTDLPSAYAAARGLPHIRIQGLMTIPPFCPDPTDARPYFRQLRLLRDALLTDFPGDQLPELSMGMSHDFEVAIEEGATYIRVGTAIFGER, from the coding sequence ATGCCATCCATCGCAGAAAACATCGCCGCCATTCGGGAGCGAATCGCTGCGGCCGCCCGCCGCGCCGGCCGCAACCCCGACGCCGTTACGCTCATTGCCGTGTCCAAAACCAAACCGGTCGCGGCCATTCAAGCGGCAGCCGCGGCAGGCATTCAGGATATTGGTGAAAACCGCGTTCAGGAGGCCTTGACCAAGCTCCCACACAGTCCGCCGGACTTGCGCTGGCATCTGATCGGACACCTCCAAAGCAACAAGGCCAAGCTGGCTGCCGAGCATTTCTACCTCATTCATACCGTGGATTCGCTCGCACTGGCGCAGCGCCTCAACCGTTTGGCTCAGGAACGGGGACGCCCGCAAGCGGTCTTGCTCCAGGTCAGGCTTGGTGACGAAGCGACAAAATCTGGACTGTCCCCGACGGACCTACCCTCCGCTTACGCGGCGGCGCGTGGACTGCCGCATATCCGCATTCAGGGGCTGATGACCATCCCGCCGTTTTGCCCTGACCCGACAGACGCGCGGCCCTACTTTCGTCAACTGCGGCTGCTCCGGGATGCGCTGCTGACCGACTTCCCCGGTGACCAACTGCCGGAGCTGTCCATGGGCATGAGTCACGACTTCGAGGTGGCGATTGAGGAAGGCGCAACCTACATCCGCGTCGGAACAGCCATTTTTGGCGAGCGGTGA
- a CDS encoding TraR/DksA family transcriptional regulator, whose translation MDDAFLAQQREKLLEKRRELRLALNLTTQEETGEEVKDPLDAAVTYANRELAARQAEQYRQLLQDVEEALERIADGTYGICQGSGEEIPRKRLEAVPWARYTAAYQEKIERGLVTE comes from the coding sequence ATGGATGACGCCTTTCTGGCCCAGCAGCGAGAAAAACTTTTAGAGAAGCGGCGCGAGCTGCGGTTAGCCCTCAATCTCACGACGCAAGAGGAAACCGGCGAGGAAGTCAAAGACCCGCTCGATGCTGCCGTGACCTACGCCAACCGCGAACTTGCCGCGCGCCAGGCCGAACAATATCGCCAGTTGCTGCAAGACGTTGAAGAAGCCCTCGAGCGGATTGCCGACGGCACGTATGGCATCTGTCAGGGGTCGGGCGAGGAAATCCCACGGAAGCGGTTGGAAGCGGTGCCGTGGGCCCGTTACACAGCAGCTTATCAGGAAAAAATCGAGCGTGGCCTCGTCACCGAGTAA
- the ruvX gene encoding Holliday junction resolvase RuvX, whose protein sequence is MRQASVVTSSLPFDRQPVSGTPAEVEEPNTAAPAPLPSQRTLAVDWGAKRTGLAICDELGLIARPLAVWPTGSRKSLVARVVALVAQEQVVRCVVGLACRLDGSPNQATVPTLAFVEALRRAAPVPVVTWNERLTSVAAETWLRERRIPRQRWALLQDAVAAAILLEDFLANQGGSLTLPEAR, encoded by the coding sequence ATGCGACAAGCCAGTGTGGTGACGTCAAGCCTGCCTTTTGACCGACAGCCGGTTTCGGGAACACCGGCTGAAGTGGAAGAACCCAATACCGCCGCGCCTGCGCCACTGCCTTCCCAGCGAACCCTTGCCGTGGACTGGGGGGCAAAGCGCACCGGTTTGGCGATTTGTGATGAGCTGGGCCTCATTGCGCGTCCGTTGGCGGTCTGGCCGACCGGGTCGCGCAAGTCATTGGTGGCGCGGGTCGTGGCGCTGGTTGCCCAAGAGCAGGTCGTGCGCTGTGTCGTGGGGTTGGCCTGTCGGTTGGACGGTTCGCCTAACCAGGCCACGGTTCCTACCCTGGCGTTTGTCGAAGCCCTGCGCCGCGCCGCGCCCGTCCCGGTCGTGACCTGGAATGAGCGATTGACCTCGGTTGCGGCTGAAACGTGGCTACGCGAGCGCCGCATTCCCCGTCAACGGTGGGCGCTTCTGCAAGATGCCGTTGCCGCGGCGATCCTGCTGGAAGACTTCCTGGCCAATCAAGGCGGTTCATTGACCTTACCGGAAGCGCGTTGA
- a CDS encoding arsenate reductase ArsC, with the protein MAKPIVFVCIENSCRSQLAEAFARIHNPGGFEIHSAGSRPSGRVNEKAIAAMAELGYDLTRHTSKSLDALPSVVFAAVITMGCGDACPSLRGEIHEDWGIPDPKHLPPAAFNCVRDEIEAKVKALFARLSSENLACNETPFLNRACGTLVNVGREQ; encoded by the coding sequence ATGGCAAAGCCCATCGTATTTGTGTGTATTGAAAATTCCTGCCGAAGCCAGTTGGCGGAAGCGTTCGCCCGGATACATAACCCCGGTGGCTTCGAGATTCATAGCGCTGGTTCACGGCCGTCAGGTAGGGTGAACGAAAAGGCCATTGCCGCCATGGCTGAACTGGGCTACGACCTCACGCGGCACACCTCCAAATCGCTCGATGCCTTGCCTTCCGTTGTGTTTGCTGCTGTCATCACCATGGGATGTGGGGATGCTTGTCCGAGTCTGCGCGGCGAAATTCACGAAGACTGGGGCATTCCTGACCCCAAGCATCTTCCGCCGGCCGCCTTCAACTGCGTTCGAGACGAGATCGAAGCAAAAGTAAAAGCGCTTTTTGCGCGACTGTCTTCAGAGAACCTAGCTTGCAACGAAACACCTTTTCTCAACAGAGCTTGCGGGACACTTGTCAACGTTGGGCGAGAACAGTAA